A section of the Parasteatoda tepidariorum isolate YZ-2023 chromosome 6, CAS_Ptep_4.0, whole genome shotgun sequence genome encodes:
- the LOC107446331 gene encoding adult-specific rigid cuticular protein 15.7-like encodes MFSKVAAFCLVLGVANASLLAPVHLINTGVSARSQVQDKLGNYAFGYDIKDGKGATNSRSEVGDAHGNKKGSYTLADIDGRARKVEYVADGHGFRAVVKTNEPGTAHSAPAAAVIASPYAAPADIAHAAPIAHVAPVIGHGIAAPMIAAAPVAYGGVIGHAGLGLGYGAGLGYGNGLGLGMGLMGVGMKGMW; translated from the exons ATGTTCTCAAAG gTAGCTGCTTTTTGCTTAGTTCTTGGTGTTGCCAACGCCAGTCTATTGGCTCCAGTTCATCTGATTAACACTGGAGTGAGTGCTCGATCTCAAGTACAAGAT AAACTTGGAAACTATGCTTTCGGATATGACATCAAGGATGGCAAAGGAGCCACCAACTCCAGATCTGAAGTAGGAGATGCTCATGGAAACAAGAAGGGATCATACACTCTCGCTGACATCGATGGACGAGCAAGAAAGGTTGAATACGTTGCCGATGGACATGGATTCAGAGCTGTTGTCAAGACCAACGAACCTGGTACCGCTCACAGTGCACCAGCCGCTGCTGTCATCGCTAGTCCATACGCTGCTCCTGCTGATATCGCCCACGCTGCACCCATCGCTCATGTTGCACCCGTTATTGGACATGGTATTGCCGCTCCAATGATTGCTGCTGCTCCAGTAGCTTACGGTGGAGTTATTGGACATGCTGGTCTTGGACTCGGATATGGTGCTGGTTTGGGTTATGGAAATGGTCTCGGATTAGGCATGGGGCTCATGGGAGTTGGAATGAAAGGAATGTGGTAA
- the LOC122268292 gene encoding adult-specific rigid cuticular protein 15.7-like, whose protein sequence is MFSKVAAFCLVLGVANASLLAPVHLINTGVSARSQVQDKHGNYAFEYDIKDGKGATNSRSEVGDAHGNKKGSYTLADIDGRARKVEYVADGHGFRAVVKTNEPGTAHSAPAAAVIASPYAAPADIAHAAPIAHVAPMMGHGIAAPMIAAAPVAYGGVIGHAGLGLGYGAGLGYGNGLGLGMGVGMKGMW, encoded by the exons ATGTTCTCAAAG GTAGCTGCTTTTTGTTTAGTTCTAGGTGTTGCCAACGCCAGTCTATTGGCTCCAGTTCATTTGATTAACACTGGAGTGAGTGCTCGCTCTCAAGTACAAGAT AAACATGGAAACTATGCTTTCGAATATGACATCAAGGACGGGAAAGGAGCCACCAACTCCAGATCTGAAGTAGGAGATGCTCATGGAAACAAGAAGGGATCCTACACTCTCGCTGACATCGATGGACGAGCAAGAAAGGTTGAATACGTTGCCGATGGACATGGATTCAGAGCTGTTGTCAAGACCAACGAACCTGGTACCGCTCACAGTGCACCAGCCGCTGCTGTCATCGCTAGTCCATACGCTGCTCCTGCTGATATCGCACACGCTGCACCCATCGCTCATGTTGCACCCATGATGGGACATGGTATTGCCGCTCCAATGATTGCTGCCGCTCCAGTAGCTTACGGGGGAGTTATTGGACATGCTGGTCTTGGACTCGGATATGGTGCTGGTTTGGGTTATGGAAATGGTCTCGGATTAGGCATGGGAGTTGGAATGAAAGGAATGTGGTAA